Proteins encoded by one window of Dietzia sp. B32:
- a CDS encoding MmcQ/YjbR family DNA-binding protein, translated as MRARELPASTLEFPFGPGVDVFKVRGKMFMFHTTVDGERQVILKALPSDSMSLRDAHADITPGYHMNKRHWISLHPGGSLDADMVSELVTESYRLVVAGLPRTQQPVEPHAFGRGQR; from the coding sequence ATGCGGGCCCGCGAACTGCCCGCATCGACTCTGGAGTTCCCGTTCGGGCCGGGCGTCGACGTGTTCAAGGTCCGCGGGAAGATGTTCATGTTCCACACGACCGTCGACGGCGAACGCCAGGTGATCCTCAAGGCGTTGCCGTCTGATTCGATGTCGCTCCGCGATGCGCACGCCGACATCACGCCCGGATACCACATGAACAAGCGGCACTGGATCTCGCTGCACCCGGGCGGATCCCTGGACGCGGACATGGTGTCCGAGCTGGTCACCGAGTCCTATCGGCTCGTGGTCGCCGGCCTGCCCAGGACGCAGCAGCCCGTCGAGCCGCACGCGTTCGGCCGCGGGCAGCGGTAG